A stretch of the Arvicola amphibius chromosome 8, mArvAmp1.2, whole genome shotgun sequence genome encodes the following:
- the Prx gene encoding periaxin isoform X2, producing the protein MEARSRSAEELRRAELVEIIVETEAQTGVSGINVAGGGKEGIFVRELREDSPAARSLSLQEGDQLLSARVFFENFKYEDALRLLQCAEPYKVSFCLKRTVPTGDLALRPGTVSGYEMKGPRAKVAKLNIQHLSPVKKKKMMPGALGTPADLAPVDVEFSLPKFSRLRRGLKAEAAKGPVPAAPDRRRLQLPRLRVREVAEEAQVARMAAAAPPPRKAKAEAEVATGAGFTAPQLELVGPRLPSAEVGVPQVSAPKGTPSTEAASSFALHLPTLGLGAPAAPAVEPPAIGIQVPQVELPTLPSLPTLPCLDTQEGAAMVKVPTLEVAAPSVGVDLALPGTEVEAPGEVPEVALKMPRLSFPRFGIRGKEATEVKVVKGSPEAKAKGPRLRMPTFGLSLLEPRPSGPEAGAESKLKLPTLKMPSFGIGAAGSEVKAPKGPEVKLPKVPDVKLPKVPEAVIPDVRLPEVQLPKMSEMKLPKVPEMAVPDVHLPDVQLPKVPEMKLPEMKLPKMPEMAVPDVRLPEVQLPKVSEMKLPKMPEMAVPDVRLPEVQLPKVSEMKLPKMPEMAVPDVRLPEVQLPKVSEMKLPKMPEMAVPDVRLPEVQLPKVSEMKLPKMPEMAVPDVRLPEVQLPKVSEMKLPKMPEMAVPDVQLPEVQLPKVSEIKVPDVKLPEMKLPEIKLPKVPEMAVPDVHLPELQLPKVSDMRLPEIQVSQVPEVHLPKVPEMKLSTVSEVQRKAVGVEQAEGTEFSFKLPKVTLPKLGKVGKPSEAGIEIPGKLMTLPCLQPEVSSEVTPVSVPSLSLPSVELDLPGALGLEGQVPKGPSAKVEKPEGPRVAADVGEVGFRVPSVEIVTPQLPTAEVEKEQLEMAELKVKPTSKFSLTKFGLSGPKGVKAEVEGPGRATKLKVSKFAISLPKARTGTEAEAKGAGEAGMLPALDLSIPQLSLDAHLPSGKAEVAGAESKPKGPRFVLPKFGVKGRDSEAEVLVAGEAELEGKGRGWDGKVRMPKLKMPSFGLSRGKEVEVEDGRVSPGEKLEVITGQLKIPEIELVTPGTQEVEAVASGVKPSGPKVSTTGQAVVEGQEGVLRVPTLGISLPQVELTSFREAGTEIAALSAEGTAGSRVQVPQVMLDLPGTQVAGGDLLVGEGIFKMPTVTVPQLELDVGLSHEAQAGEAAKSEGGLKLKLPTLGAGGKGEGTEHEDPGAQRTFQLSVPDVELSSPVSSHAEYQVVEGDGDAGHKLKVRLPLFGLVRAKEGVEGGEKAKSPKLRLPRVGFSQSEAVSGEGSPSPEEEEEGGGEGASGRRGRVRVRLPRVALASPSKVSKGQEGETTSKSPVGKKSPKFRFPRVSLSPKARSGSRDREEGGFRVRLPSVGFSETAAPGSTRVEGTQAAAI; encoded by the exons aacatccagcatctgtcccctgtgaagaagaagaagatgatgccTGGGGCCCTGGGGACCCCTGCAGATTTGGCCCCTGTTGACGTCGAGTTCTCCCTTCCCAAGTTCTCCCGACTGCGTCGGGGTCTCAAAGCTGAGGCTGCCAAGGGGCCTGTCCCAGCTGCCCCTGACCGTCGACGTCTCCAGCTGCCTCGGCTACGTGTCCGGGAAGTGGCCGAAGAGGCCCAGGTAGCACGAatggctgctgctgctcctcccccAAGGAAAGCCAAGGCCGAGGCTGAGGTAGCTACAGGAGCTGGGTTCACAGCCCCTCAGCTAGAGCTAGTTGGGCCTCGGCTGCCAAGTGCTGAGGTGGGTGTCCCCCAGGTGTCAGCTCCCAAGGGAACCCCATCAACAGAGGCAGCCAGTAGCTTTGCCCTCCATCTGCCGACTCTTGGGCTAGGAGCCCCAGCGGCACCAGCTGTGGAGCCCCCAGCCATAGGAATCCAGGTTCCACAAGTGGagctccccaccctcccctctcttcccacaCTTCCATGTCTGGACACCCAGGAAGGGGCTGCAATGGTAAAAGTCCCCACTCTGGAAGTGGCAGCACCTTCTGTGGGGGTGGACCTGGCTTTGCCAGGTACAGAGGTGGAGGCCCCAGGAGAGGTACCTGAGGTGGCCCTGAAGATGCCCCGCCTCAGTTTCCCCCGCTTTGGGATTCGAGGGAAGGAAGCTACTGAAGTCAAGGTGGTCAAGGGCAGCCCCGAGGCTAAAGCAAAGGGTCCCAGACTTCGAATGCCCACCTTTGGGCTTTCTCTCCTGGAGCCCCGGCCCTCTGGTCCTGAAGCTGGAGCTGAGAGCAAGCTAAAGCTACCTACCCtcaagatgccctcttttggcattgGCGCAGCTGGGTCTGAGGTCAAGGCCCCCAAAGGGCCGGAAGTGAAACTCCCTAAGGTTCCTGATGTCAAACTACCGAAAGTGCCTGAGGCAGTCATTCCAGATGTGCGACTCCCCGAGGTGCAACTGCCCAAAATGTCAGAG ATGAAGCTCCCGAAGGTGCCTGAGATGGCTGTACCTGACGTACACCTCCCAGATGTACAGCTCCCAAAAGTTCCAGAAATGAAACTACCAGAGATGAAGCTCCCGAAGATGCCCGAGATGGCCGTGCCCGATGTTCGACTTCCGGAGGTTCAGCTGCCCAAAGTGTCGGAGATGAAGCTCCCTAAGATGCCCGAGATGGCCGTGCCCGATGTTCGACTTCCGGAAGTTCAGCTGCCCAAAGTGTCGGAGATGAAGCTCCCTAAGATGCCCGAGATGGCCGTGCCCGATGTTCGACTCCCAGAAGTTCAGCTGCCCAAAGTGTCAGAGATGAAGCTCCCTAAGATGCCCGAGATGGCCGTGCCCGATGTTCGACTCCCAGAAGTTCAGCTGCCCAAAGTGTCAGAGATGAAGCTCCCTAAGATGCCCGAGATGGCCGTGCCCGATGTTCGACTCCCAGAAGTTCAGCTGCCCAAAGTGTCAGAGATGAAGCTCCCTAAGATGCCCGAGATGGCCGTGCCCGATGTTCAACTCCCAGAAGTTCAGCTGCCCAAAGTGTCAGAGATCAAAGTGCCTGATGTGAAACTACCTGAAATGAAGCTTCCAGAAATAAAACTGCCCAAAGTGCCTGAGATGGCAGTGCCCGACGTCCACCTCCCAGAGCTGCAGCTTCCTAAAGTATCAGACATGCGACTGCCTGAAATTCAAGTGTCGCAAGTCCCAGAGGTGCATCTTCCTAAGGTGCCAGAGATGAAGTTGTCCACGGTTTCTGAGGTGCAGAGAAAAGCCGTAGGGGTGGAGCAGGCAGAAGGGACTGAATTTAGTTTCAAGTTGCCCAAGGTGACCTTGCCCAAGTTAGGGAAGGTGGGCAAGCCCAGTGAGGCAGGTATTGAGATTCCAGGTAAACTCATGACACTTCCCTGTCTGCAGCCAGAGGTGAGCAGTGAGGTGACTCCTGTTAgtgtcccctccctctctctgccctctgtggAGCTTGACTTGCCTGGGGCCCTGGGCCTGGAAGGACAAGTCCCCAAAGGCCCCTCGGCCAAAGTGGAGAAGCCAGAGGGCCCCAGGGTGGCAGCAGATGTTGGAGAGGTAGGCTTCCGGGTGCCCTCCGTGGAGATCGTCACTCCACAGTTGCCCACGGCTGAAGTTGAGAAAGAGCAGCTAGAGATGGCAGAGTTGAAAGTCAAACCCACTTCCAAGTTCTCTCTGACCAAATTTGGACTTTCGGGACCCAAAGGGGTCAAGGCCGAGGTGGAGGGGCCTGGGCGAGCCACCAAGCTGAAGGTCTCCAAGTTTGCCATCTCACTCCCCAAAGCTCGAACTGGGACCGAAGCTGAAGCGAAGGGAGCTGGGGAAGCAGGGATGCTGCCTGCCCTGGACCTGTccatcccacagctcagcctggatGCTCATCTGCCCTCAGGCAAAGCGGAGGTAGCAGGGGCTGAGAGCAAGCCCAAGGGGCCCAGGTTTGTGTTGCCCAAGTTTGGGGTGAAGGGCCGGGACTCGGAAGCTGAAGTACTAGTGGCAGGGGAAGCTGAGCTTGAGGGAAAAGGCCGGGGCTGGGATGGGAAGGTGAGGATGCCAAAGCTTAAGATGCCATCTTTTGGACTGTCCCGAGGGAAGGAAGTAGAAGTTGAGGATGGACGTGTTAGCCCTGGCGAAAAACTGGAGGTCATAACTGGTCAGCTTAAGATTCCTGAGATAGAACTGGTCACACCaggaactcaggaggtagaagctgTTGCCAGTGGAGTGAAGCCATCAGGCCCGAAGGTGTCCACCACTGGGCAGGCGGTTGTGGAGGGCCAAGAGGGAGTGCTAAGGGTGCCTACCCTGGGCATCTCACTGCCCCAGGTAGAACTGACCAGCTTTcgcgaggcaggaactgaaattGCAGCTTTATCTGCAGAGGGCACAGCAGGCTCTAGGGTCCAGGTGCCCCAGGTGATGCTGGATCTGCCTGGAACCCAGGTGGCAGGTGGTGATCTCTTAGTAGGTGAGGGCATCTTCAAGATGCCCACAGTCACAGTGCCCCAGCTAGAGCTGGATGTCGGGCTGAgccatgaagcccaggctggtgaAGCAGCCAAGAGTGAGGGTGGCTTGAAGCTGAAGCTGCCCACCCTGGGTGCAGGAGGCAAAGGAGAGGGTACTGAGCACGAGGACCCCGGGGCGCAGCGCACCTTCCAGCTCTCAGTGCCTGACGTGGAACTCTCTTCCCCAGTCAGCAGCCATGCTGAGTACCAAGTGGTCGAGGGAGATGGGGATGCTGGACACAAACTCAAGGTTCGGCTGCCTCTGTTTGGTCTGGTGAGGGCTAAGGAAGGAGTGGAAGGTGGAGAAAAGGCCAAGAGTCCAAAGCTCAGGCTGCCTAGAGTGGGCTTCAGTCAAAGTGAGGCAGTCTCCGGAGAAGGCTCTCCAAgccctgaggaggaggaagagggcggTGGGGAAGGAGCTTCTGGTCGCCGGGGTCGGGTCAGGGTCCGATTGCCTCGTGTAGCCTTGGCTTCCCCTTCCAAAGTCTCTAAGGGACAAGAGGGTGAAACAACTTCCAAGTCCCCAGTTGGGAAGAAGTCACCCAAATTCCGCTTTCCCAGGGTGTCCTTAAGCCCCAAGGCCCGGAGCGGGAGTAGGGACCGGGAAGAAGGTGGATTCAGGGTCCGACTGCCCAGCGTGGGGTTTTCAGAAACAGCAGCTCCGGGCTCCACAAGGGTTGAGGGAACCCAGGCTGCTGCCATCTGA
- the Hipk4 gene encoding homeodomain-interacting protein kinase 4, with amino-acid sequence MATIQSETDCYDIIEVLGKGTFGEVAKGWRRSTGEMVAIKILKNDAYRSRIIKNELKLLRCVRGLDPDEAHVIRFLEFFHDALKFYLVFELLEQNLFEFQKENNFAPLPARHIRTVTLQVLRALARLKELAIIHADLKPENIMLVDQTRCPFRVKVIDFGSASIFSEVRYVKEPYIQSRFYRAPEILLGLPFCEKVDVWSLGCVMAELHLGWPLYPGNNEYDQVRYICETQGLPKPHLLHAARKAHHFFKRNPHPDATNPWQLKSSADYLAETKVRPLERRKYMLKSLDQIETVNGGGAVSRLSFPDREALAEHADLKSMVELIKRMLTWESHERISPSAALRHPFVSMQQLRSAHEATRYYQLSLRGCRLSLQVDGKPPPPIITGAEEGPPYYRLAEEEDTAGLGGVAGSGSFFMEEKAPGVQRAIDQLDDLSLQEARRGLWSDTRADMVSDMLAPLKVANTGHRVPDSGPEPILAFYGSRLTGRHKARKPPAGSKSDSNFSNLIRLSQASPEESGPCRGSGWEEGEGHGASTEPSVIPQREGDGPSIKDRTMDTERPGPELIFDPSSCPGEWLNEPEWTLEGIRGSRAQGLPARHPHPHGPARATSFLQHVGGHH; translated from the exons ATGGCCACCATCCAGTCAGAGACTGACTGTTACGACATCATCGAGGTACTGGGCAAGGGCACCTTCGGAGAGGTGGCCAAGGGCTGGCGCAGGAGTACAGGTGAAATGGTGGCCATCAAGATCCTGAAGAACGACGCATACCGAAGTCGGATCATCAAGAATGAGCTGAAGCTGCTACGGTGCGTCCGAGGCCTGGACCCCGACGAGGCCCACGTCATCCGCTTTCTCGAGTTCTTCCACGATGCCCTCAAGTTCTACCTGGTCTTCGAGCTACTGGAGCAAAACCTTTTTGAGTTCCAGAAAGAGAACAACTTCGCACCCCTTCCTGCCCGGCACATTCGCACTGTCACCCTGCAGGTTCTGAGAGCGCTGGCTCGCCTCAAGGAGCTGGCCATCATCCATGCTGACCTCAAGCCTGAAAACATCATGTTGGTGGACCAGACCCGCTGCCCCTTCAGGGTAAAG GTGATCGACTTCGGCTCGGCCAGCATATTCAGTGAGGTGCGCTATGTGAAGGAGCCATACATCCAGTCCCGCTTCTACAGGGCCCCAGAGATCCTGCTGGGGCTGCCCTTCTGCGAGAAAGTGGATGTGTGGTCTCTTGGCTGCGTCATGGCCGAGTTACACCTGGGCTGGCCTCTCTACCCAGGCAACAATGAGTATGACCAGGTGCGCTACATCTGCGAGACGCAGGGCTTGCCCAAGCCCCACCTGCTGCACGCTGCCCGCAAGGCTCACCACTTCTTCAAGCGGAACCCCCACCCCGATGCCACCAACCCCTGGCAGCTGAAGTCCTCTGCCGACTACCTAGCTGAGACCAAG GTGCGTCCACTGGAGCGCCGCAAGTACATGCTCAAATCCTTGGACCAGATTGAGACGGTGAATGGTGGCGGGGCTGTAAGTCGTTTGAGTTTCCCAGACCGGGAGGCACTGGCGGAGCACGCAGACCTCAAGAGCATGGTGGAGCTGATCAAACGCATGCTAACATGGGAGTCTCACGAACGCATCAGTCCCAGCGCAGCCCTGCGCCACCCCTTCGTGTCCATGCAGCAGCTGCGGAGTGCTCACGAGGCCACCCGCTACTATCAGCTGTCGCTTCGTGGCTGTCGTCTGTCCCTGCAGGTGGATGGCAAGCCACCCCCGCCTATCATAACCGGTGCGGAGGAGGGGCCTCCCTACTACCGCCTGGCCGAGGAGGAGGACACTGCAGGCCTGGGTGGTGTGGCAGGCAGTGGGTCCTTCTTCATGGAGGAGAAGGCCCCGGGAGTGCAGAGGGCCATTGAccagcttgatgacctgagtctgcAGGAGGCTAGGAGAGGGCTGTGGAGCGACACACGGGCCGACATGGTCTCTGACATGCTGGCCCCACTCAAAGTAGCCAATACTGGCCATCGAGTCCCTGATTCAGGCCCGGAGCCTATCCTGGCCTTCTACGGCAGCCGCTTGACCGGCCGCCACAAGGCCCGCAAGCCCCCGGCGGGCTCCAAATCTGACTCCAATTTCAGTAATCTTATTCGGCTAAGCCAAGCCTCACCAGAAGAGTCTGGGCCCTGTCGGGGCAGtggctgggaggaaggagaaggccaCGGGGCCTCCACAGAGCCATCTGTCATCCCACAACGGGAAGGAGATGGGCCCAGCATCAAAGACAGGACCATGGATACTGAG CGGCCAGGCCCTGAGCTGATCTTCGACCCCAGCAGCTGTCCTGGAGAGTGGCTGAATGAGCCAGAATGGACCCTAGAGGGCATCCGGGGGTCTCGAGCTCAAGGGCTCCCAGCCCGCCATCCCCACCCACACGGGCCAGCCAGGGCCACCAGCTTTCTGCAGCATGTTGGAGGGCACCATTGA
- the Prx gene encoding periaxin isoform X1 — MEARSRSAEELRRAELVEIIVETEAQTGVSGINVAGGGKEGIFVRELREDSPAARSLSLQEGDQLLSARVFFENFKYEDALRLLQCAEPYKVSFCLKRTVPTGDLALRPGTVSGYEMKGPRAKVAKLNIQHLSPVKKKKMMPGALGTPADLAPVDVEFSLPKFSRLRRGLKAEAAKGPVPAAPDRRRLQLPRLRVREVAEEAQVARMAAAAPPPRKAKAEAEVATGAGFTAPQLELVGPRLPSAEVGVPQVSAPKGTPSTEAASSFALHLPTLGLGAPAAPAVEPPAIGIQVPQVELPTLPSLPTLPCLDTQEGAAMVKVPTLEVAAPSVGVDLALPGTEVEAPGEVPEVALKMPRLSFPRFGIRGKEATEVKVVKGSPEAKAKGPRLRMPTFGLSLLEPRPSGPEAGAESKLKLPTLKMPSFGIGAAGSEVKAPKGPEVKLPKVPDVKLPKVPEAVIPDVRLPEVQLPKMSEVKLPKIPEMAVPDVHLPEVQLPKVPEMKLPKVPEMAVPDVHLPDVQLPKVPEMKLPEMKLPKMPEMAVPDVRLPEVQLPKVSEMKLPKMPEMAVPDVRLPEVQLPKVSEMKLPKMPEMAVPDVRLPEVQLPKVSEMKLPKMPEMAVPDVRLPEVQLPKVSEMKLPKMPEMAVPDVRLPEVQLPKVSEMKLPKMPEMAVPDVQLPEVQLPKVSEIKVPDVKLPEMKLPEIKLPKVPEMAVPDVHLPELQLPKVSDMRLPEIQVSQVPEVHLPKVPEMKLSTVSEVQRKAVGVEQAEGTEFSFKLPKVTLPKLGKVGKPSEAGIEIPGKLMTLPCLQPEVSSEVTPVSVPSLSLPSVELDLPGALGLEGQVPKGPSAKVEKPEGPRVAADVGEVGFRVPSVEIVTPQLPTAEVEKEQLEMAELKVKPTSKFSLTKFGLSGPKGVKAEVEGPGRATKLKVSKFAISLPKARTGTEAEAKGAGEAGMLPALDLSIPQLSLDAHLPSGKAEVAGAESKPKGPRFVLPKFGVKGRDSEAEVLVAGEAELEGKGRGWDGKVRMPKLKMPSFGLSRGKEVEVEDGRVSPGEKLEVITGQLKIPEIELVTPGTQEVEAVASGVKPSGPKVSTTGQAVVEGQEGVLRVPTLGISLPQVELTSFREAGTEIAALSAEGTAGSRVQVPQVMLDLPGTQVAGGDLLVGEGIFKMPTVTVPQLELDVGLSHEAQAGEAAKSEGGLKLKLPTLGAGGKGEGTEHEDPGAQRTFQLSVPDVELSSPVSSHAEYQVVEGDGDAGHKLKVRLPLFGLVRAKEGVEGGEKAKSPKLRLPRVGFSQSEAVSGEGSPSPEEEEEGGGEGASGRRGRVRVRLPRVALASPSKVSKGQEGETTSKSPVGKKSPKFRFPRVSLSPKARSGSRDREEGGFRVRLPSVGFSETAAPGSTRVEGTQAAAI; from the coding sequence aacatccagcatctgtcccctgtgaagaagaagaagatgatgccTGGGGCCCTGGGGACCCCTGCAGATTTGGCCCCTGTTGACGTCGAGTTCTCCCTTCCCAAGTTCTCCCGACTGCGTCGGGGTCTCAAAGCTGAGGCTGCCAAGGGGCCTGTCCCAGCTGCCCCTGACCGTCGACGTCTCCAGCTGCCTCGGCTACGTGTCCGGGAAGTGGCCGAAGAGGCCCAGGTAGCACGAatggctgctgctgctcctcccccAAGGAAAGCCAAGGCCGAGGCTGAGGTAGCTACAGGAGCTGGGTTCACAGCCCCTCAGCTAGAGCTAGTTGGGCCTCGGCTGCCAAGTGCTGAGGTGGGTGTCCCCCAGGTGTCAGCTCCCAAGGGAACCCCATCAACAGAGGCAGCCAGTAGCTTTGCCCTCCATCTGCCGACTCTTGGGCTAGGAGCCCCAGCGGCACCAGCTGTGGAGCCCCCAGCCATAGGAATCCAGGTTCCACAAGTGGagctccccaccctcccctctcttcccacaCTTCCATGTCTGGACACCCAGGAAGGGGCTGCAATGGTAAAAGTCCCCACTCTGGAAGTGGCAGCACCTTCTGTGGGGGTGGACCTGGCTTTGCCAGGTACAGAGGTGGAGGCCCCAGGAGAGGTACCTGAGGTGGCCCTGAAGATGCCCCGCCTCAGTTTCCCCCGCTTTGGGATTCGAGGGAAGGAAGCTACTGAAGTCAAGGTGGTCAAGGGCAGCCCCGAGGCTAAAGCAAAGGGTCCCAGACTTCGAATGCCCACCTTTGGGCTTTCTCTCCTGGAGCCCCGGCCCTCTGGTCCTGAAGCTGGAGCTGAGAGCAAGCTAAAGCTACCTACCCtcaagatgccctcttttggcattgGCGCAGCTGGGTCTGAGGTCAAGGCCCCCAAAGGGCCGGAAGTGAAACTCCCTAAGGTTCCTGATGTCAAACTACCGAAAGTGCCTGAGGCAGTCATTCCAGATGTGCGACTCCCCGAGGTGCAACTGCCCAAAATGTCAGAGGTGAAACTTCCAAAGATCCCTGAGATGGCCGTACCTGATGTTCACCTTCCGGAAGTGCAGCTGCCCAAAGTCCCTGAGATGAAGCTCCCGAAGGTGCCTGAGATGGCTGTACCTGACGTACACCTCCCAGATGTACAGCTCCCAAAAGTTCCAGAAATGAAACTACCAGAGATGAAGCTCCCGAAGATGCCCGAGATGGCCGTGCCCGATGTTCGACTTCCGGAGGTTCAGCTGCCCAAAGTGTCGGAGATGAAGCTCCCTAAGATGCCCGAGATGGCCGTGCCCGATGTTCGACTTCCGGAAGTTCAGCTGCCCAAAGTGTCGGAGATGAAGCTCCCTAAGATGCCCGAGATGGCCGTGCCCGATGTTCGACTCCCAGAAGTTCAGCTGCCCAAAGTGTCAGAGATGAAGCTCCCTAAGATGCCCGAGATGGCCGTGCCCGATGTTCGACTCCCAGAAGTTCAGCTGCCCAAAGTGTCAGAGATGAAGCTCCCTAAGATGCCCGAGATGGCCGTGCCCGATGTTCGACTCCCAGAAGTTCAGCTGCCCAAAGTGTCAGAGATGAAGCTCCCTAAGATGCCCGAGATGGCCGTGCCCGATGTTCAACTCCCAGAAGTTCAGCTGCCCAAAGTGTCAGAGATCAAAGTGCCTGATGTGAAACTACCTGAAATGAAGCTTCCAGAAATAAAACTGCCCAAAGTGCCTGAGATGGCAGTGCCCGACGTCCACCTCCCAGAGCTGCAGCTTCCTAAAGTATCAGACATGCGACTGCCTGAAATTCAAGTGTCGCAAGTCCCAGAGGTGCATCTTCCTAAGGTGCCAGAGATGAAGTTGTCCACGGTTTCTGAGGTGCAGAGAAAAGCCGTAGGGGTGGAGCAGGCAGAAGGGACTGAATTTAGTTTCAAGTTGCCCAAGGTGACCTTGCCCAAGTTAGGGAAGGTGGGCAAGCCCAGTGAGGCAGGTATTGAGATTCCAGGTAAACTCATGACACTTCCCTGTCTGCAGCCAGAGGTGAGCAGTGAGGTGACTCCTGTTAgtgtcccctccctctctctgccctctgtggAGCTTGACTTGCCTGGGGCCCTGGGCCTGGAAGGACAAGTCCCCAAAGGCCCCTCGGCCAAAGTGGAGAAGCCAGAGGGCCCCAGGGTGGCAGCAGATGTTGGAGAGGTAGGCTTCCGGGTGCCCTCCGTGGAGATCGTCACTCCACAGTTGCCCACGGCTGAAGTTGAGAAAGAGCAGCTAGAGATGGCAGAGTTGAAAGTCAAACCCACTTCCAAGTTCTCTCTGACCAAATTTGGACTTTCGGGACCCAAAGGGGTCAAGGCCGAGGTGGAGGGGCCTGGGCGAGCCACCAAGCTGAAGGTCTCCAAGTTTGCCATCTCACTCCCCAAAGCTCGAACTGGGACCGAAGCTGAAGCGAAGGGAGCTGGGGAAGCAGGGATGCTGCCTGCCCTGGACCTGTccatcccacagctcagcctggatGCTCATCTGCCCTCAGGCAAAGCGGAGGTAGCAGGGGCTGAGAGCAAGCCCAAGGGGCCCAGGTTTGTGTTGCCCAAGTTTGGGGTGAAGGGCCGGGACTCGGAAGCTGAAGTACTAGTGGCAGGGGAAGCTGAGCTTGAGGGAAAAGGCCGGGGCTGGGATGGGAAGGTGAGGATGCCAAAGCTTAAGATGCCATCTTTTGGACTGTCCCGAGGGAAGGAAGTAGAAGTTGAGGATGGACGTGTTAGCCCTGGCGAAAAACTGGAGGTCATAACTGGTCAGCTTAAGATTCCTGAGATAGAACTGGTCACACCaggaactcaggaggtagaagctgTTGCCAGTGGAGTGAAGCCATCAGGCCCGAAGGTGTCCACCACTGGGCAGGCGGTTGTGGAGGGCCAAGAGGGAGTGCTAAGGGTGCCTACCCTGGGCATCTCACTGCCCCAGGTAGAACTGACCAGCTTTcgcgaggcaggaactgaaattGCAGCTTTATCTGCAGAGGGCACAGCAGGCTCTAGGGTCCAGGTGCCCCAGGTGATGCTGGATCTGCCTGGAACCCAGGTGGCAGGTGGTGATCTCTTAGTAGGTGAGGGCATCTTCAAGATGCCCACAGTCACAGTGCCCCAGCTAGAGCTGGATGTCGGGCTGAgccatgaagcccaggctggtgaAGCAGCCAAGAGTGAGGGTGGCTTGAAGCTGAAGCTGCCCACCCTGGGTGCAGGAGGCAAAGGAGAGGGTACTGAGCACGAGGACCCCGGGGCGCAGCGCACCTTCCAGCTCTCAGTGCCTGACGTGGAACTCTCTTCCCCAGTCAGCAGCCATGCTGAGTACCAAGTGGTCGAGGGAGATGGGGATGCTGGACACAAACTCAAGGTTCGGCTGCCTCTGTTTGGTCTGGTGAGGGCTAAGGAAGGAGTGGAAGGTGGAGAAAAGGCCAAGAGTCCAAAGCTCAGGCTGCCTAGAGTGGGCTTCAGTCAAAGTGAGGCAGTCTCCGGAGAAGGCTCTCCAAgccctgaggaggaggaagagggcggTGGGGAAGGAGCTTCTGGTCGCCGGGGTCGGGTCAGGGTCCGATTGCCTCGTGTAGCCTTGGCTTCCCCTTCCAAAGTCTCTAAGGGACAAGAGGGTGAAACAACTTCCAAGTCCCCAGTTGGGAAGAAGTCACCCAAATTCCGCTTTCCCAGGGTGTCCTTAAGCCCCAAGGCCCGGAGCGGGAGTAGGGACCGGGAAGAAGGTGGATTCAGGGTCCGACTGCCCAGCGTGGGGTTTTCAGAAACAGCAGCTCCGGGCTCCACAAGGGTTGAGGGAACCCAGGCTGCTGCCATCTGA
- the Pld3 gene encoding 5'-3' exonuclease PLD3, protein MKPKLMYQELKVPVEEPAGELPMNEIEAWKAAEKKARWVLLVLILAVVGFGALMTQLFLWEYGDLHLFGPNQRPAPCYDPCEAVLVESIPEGLEFPNATTSNPSTSQAWLGLLAGAHSSLDIASFYWTLTNNDTHTQEPSAQQGEEVLQQLQALAPRGVKVRIAVSKPNGPLADLQSLLQSGAQVRMVDMQKLTHGVLHTKFWVVDQTHFYLGSANMDWRSLTQVKELGVVMYNCSCLARDLTKIFEAYWFLGQPGSSIPSTWPRPFDTRYNQETPMEICLNGTPALAYLASAPPPLCPSGRTPDLKALLNVVDNARSFIYIAVMNYLPTMEFSHPRRFWPAIDDGLRRAAYERGVKVRLLISCWGHSEPSMRSFLLSLAALRDNHTHSDIQVKLFVVPADEGQARIPYARVNHNKYMVTERATYIGTSNWSGSYFTETAGTSLLVTQNGHGGLRSQLEAVFLRDWESPYSHDLDTSADSVGNACRLL, encoded by the exons ATGAAGCCTAAACTGATGTACCAGGAG CTGAAGGTCCCTGTGGAGGAGCCTGCAGGAGAACTGCCCATGAATGAAATTGAGGCATGGAAGGCAGCAGAGAAG aaaGCCCGCTGGGTCCTGCTGGTCCTTATCCTGGCGGTGGTGGGCTTTGGTGCCCTGATGACTCAGCTGTTTCTATGGGAATATGGGGACTTGCATCTATTTGGACCCAACCAGCGCCCAGCCCCCTGCTATGACCCCTGCGA AGCCGTGCTGGTGGAGAGCATCCCTGAGGGTCTGGAGTTCCCCAACGCCACCACGAGCAACCCCTCCACTAGCCAGGCCTGGTTGGGCCTCCTTGCCGGTGCTCATAGCAGTCTGGACATCGCATCCTTCTACTGGACCCTCACCAACAATGACACCCACACTCAAGAGCCCTCTGCCCAGCAG GGTGAAGAGGTTCTCCAGCAGCTCCAGGCTCTGGCACCCCGAGGTGTGAAGGTTCGCATCGCTGTGAGCAAACCCAACGGACCTCTGGCTGACCTGCAATCCCTGCTCCAGAGTG GTGCCCAAGTCCGCATGGTGGACATGCAGAAGCTGACCCATGGTGTCCTGCACACCAAGTTCTGGGTGGTGGATCAGACCCACTTTTACCTGGGCAGTGCTAACATGGACTGGCGCTCTCTAACCCAG GTCAAGGAACTGGGCGTGGTCATGTATAACTGCAGCTGCCTCGCTCGAGACCTGACCAAGATTTTTGAGGCCTACTGGTTTCTAGGGCAGCCCGGTAGCTCCATCCCTTCTACCTGGCCACGGCCCTTTGACACCCGCTACAATCAAGAGACACCAATGGAGATCTGCCTCAATGGCACCCCAGCTCTGGCCTACCTGGCG AGTGCACCCCCACCGCTGTGTCCGAGTGGCCGCACCCCAGACCTGAAGGCTCTGCTCAACGTGGTGGACAACGCCCGGAGCTTCATCTACATTGCTGTCATGAACTACCTGCCCACCATGGAGTTCTCCCATCCACGCAG GTTCTGGCCGGCCATTGATGACGGGCTGCGACGGGCTGCCTATGAAAGAGGTGTCAAAGTGCGCTTGCTCATCAGCTGCTGGGGGCACTCTGAGCCATCCATGCGgtccttcctgctctccctggCTGCTCTTCGTGACAACCACACTCACTCTGACATCCAGGTG AAACTGTTTGTTGTCCCCGCGGATGAAGGCCAGGCTCGAATCCCCTATGCCCGTGTCAACCACAACAAGTACATGGTGACTGAACGTGCGACGTACATCG GGACCTCCAACTGGTCTGGGAGCTACTTCACAGAGACAGCAGGCACCTCCCTGCTGGTGACACAGAATGGGCATGGTGGCTTGCGCAGCCAGCTGGAGGCTGTTTTCCTGAGAGACTGGGAATCCCCATACAGCCATGATCTTGACACCTCAGCTGACAGCGTGGGCAATGCCTGTCGCCTGCTGTGA